The proteins below come from a single Papaver somniferum cultivar HN1 chromosome 11, ASM357369v1, whole genome shotgun sequence genomic window:
- the LOC113324688 gene encoding putative F-box protein At1g32420, whose translation MQKCMISDDNTSSDILGLNTEKNVLNKNRDISNNTSVVVDIEFSILCEILSRLPVKSLMRFKFVSKTWLSLIQKDLYFIDLHCKRSRTLRPALLYVIPLKIKDQNNPFRVGDKFFLTANLSFERRGKRKAEIHSTRKINLFTHRLPADVRIYNISTREVTPRITSTLLREEVEKNSTCWRPSYDITYKLGFHPATKEHKLLCMCRIYLCETDYEYELYQVLTVGDNTWRRIDWVSPCRLDFLQLSVYANGSIYFCSAFFEDGDPKFLVVFDVGSEKFRTIPIPFILDHQPLDSCFWMRRAYLLAVDGHVAILRRMNNRILKLWIYKATNLDDAEANWSEDIITLPFSWDRKRCLSFSNVEGTNQIIMEFFGNRKRRVNSVYLYSYDWKKKTFCEVKVGGIPASVPDFCSVKLFTAFAESLFPVQKTES comes from the exons ATGCAGAAGTGTATGATTAGTGATGATAATACAAGTAGTGACATTTTGGGTCTGAATACGGAGAAAAATGTTCTTAATAAGAATCGTGATATTTCCAACAATACCAGTGTTGTTGTTGATATTGAATTTTCAATATTATGTGAGATCCTAAGCCGACTTCCTGTTAAGTCACTCATGCGTTTCAAATTCGTATCCAAAACCTGGTTGTCGCTTATCCAGAAAGACCTTTACTTTATTGATTTACACTGTAAACGATCAAGAACCCTACGTCCAGCTCTTTTATACGTGATTCCATTAAAAATTAAAGATCAGAATAATCCGTTCAGAGTTGGTGATAAGTTTTTCTTGACAGCTAATTTATCATTCGAAAGAAGAGGCAAAAGAAAAGCAGAGATTCATAGTACAAGGAAGATAAACTTGTTTAC GCACAGGCTGCCTGCAGATGTCCGCATATACAATATCAGCACCAGAGAAGTGACACCACGGATTACATCAACATTGTTAAGGGAAGAGGTGGAAAAGAATAGCACATGTTGGCGCCCTTCGTATGATATAACCTATAAACTTGGATTTCATCCTGCAACAAAAGAACACAAACTGTTATGTATGTGCAGAATATATTTGTGTGAAACTGATTATGAGTATGAGCTTTATCAGGTCTTGACTGTAGGAGACAATACATGGAGGAGGATTGATTGGGTCTCACCTTGTCGTCTTGATTTCCTTCAACTCTCTGTATATGCGAATGGTTCGATTTATTTTTGCAGCGCTTTTTTTGAAGATGGTGATCCTAAGTTCTTGGTGGTATTTGATGTTGGAAGTGAGAAGTTCAGAACGATACCGATACCTTTCATTCTTGATCATCAGCCTCTGGATTCTTGTTTTTGGATGCGCCGTGCTTACTTATTGGCAGTTGATGGACATGTAGCTATACTGCGTAGGATGAACAACCGCATTCTCAAGCTATGGATATACAAAGCTACAAATCTTGATGATGCTGAGGCAAATTGGAGTGAAGACATTATAACGTTACCTTTTTCTTGGGATAGGAAGCGGTGTCTCTCCTTTTCAAATGTTGAAGGAACAAACCAAATCATTATGGAATTCTTCGGGAATCGTAAAAGACGAGTGAATTCTGTCTATCTTTATTCTTACGATTGGAAGAAAAAAACATTTTGTGAAGTCAAAGTTGGTGGGATTCCTGCCTCAGTTCCCGACTTTTGTTCAGTTAAACTGTTTACAGCTTTCGCAGAAAGTCTTTTTCCTGTTCAGAAGACGGAATCATAG
- the LOC113321331 gene encoding uncharacterized protein At2g33490-like produces MQDMKKCNDTILYAAAAAAAANSAFVFSESLREMGTCLLEQNDDGQIVILVAGNVLRMLIKVQFGLQELVDSYRSHIFQTATSESILTQLKTVEHMKQWCDEKRNLYQGLSTAQRENEKTRSFKGETVSLQKLQEASEEYEREAICFVFRLNSLKERQNQNLLKQAVQHHAAQINLKVARGNWPGSNIGS; encoded by the exons ATGCAGGACATGAAAAAATGCAACGATACCATACTTTATGCTGCTGCTGCGGCTGCGGCTGCAAATAGCGCATTTG tattttctgaATCTCTGCGAGAAATGGGTACTTGTCTACTGGAGCAGAATGACGATGGACAAATTG TAATTTTGGTTGCAGGTAATGTTCTCCGAATGCTGATTAAAGTGCAATTTGGACTTCAAGAACTTGTTGATAGCTAT CGGTCTCATATTTTCCAGACAGCAACGTCAGAGTCCATTCTAACTCAACTAAAAACAGTAGAG CATATGAAACAATGGTGTGATGAAAAAAG AAATCTATATCAAGGCCTGTCGACTGCTCAAAGGGAAAATGAAAAGACGAGATCTTTCAAGGGTGAAACCGTTTCACTTCAGAAGTTGCAAGAAGCTTCTGAGGAATACGAGCGGGAGgcgatttgttttgttttccggTTGAATTCATTGAAAGAACGACAAAACCAGAATTTGCTAAAACAAGCTGTTCAGCACCATGCTGCACAG ATTAATCTTAAAGTTGCTAGAGGCAATTGGCCCGGAAGTAATATTGGCAGTTGA
- the LOC113320871 gene encoding ribosome production factor 1-like: protein MRELKMGGKRKRDEGESAAAEEEREVNPSSNKKSQVLPSTIKNKDKRAAVHSKIKHEKKLAKRKKQKDREAKEKKAMDLGEELPPRPVPHTIENQRVPDETICRPDDEELFAGNDADEFSGILKREFTPKILITTCRYNSTRGPAFISELLTVIPNAHYFKRGTYDLKKIVKYANKKEFTSIMVVHTNRREPDALLIIGLPDGPTAHFKLSSLVLRKDIKNHGNPTRHMPELVMTNFTTRLGHRVGRMIQSLFPQDPNFRGRRVVTFHNQRDFIFFRHHRYIFDQKEIKPLDGKSKKKEAKEEKEKKLGKVFTRLQECGPRFTLKLVSLQHGTFDTKGGEFEWVHKPEMDTSRRRFFL, encoded by the exons ATGAGAGAATTGAAAATGGGTGGGAAGAGAAAGAGGGATGAAGGAgaatctgctgctgctgaagaagaaagagaagtaaaCCCTTCGAGTAATAAGAAAAGTCAGGTATTACCATCTACAATAAAGAATAAGGACAAGAGAGCTGCTGTTCATTCCAAAATCAAGCATGAAAAGAAACTTGCTAAACGAAAGAAGCAAAAGGATCGTGAAGCTAAGGAAAAGAAAGCTATGGACCTAGGAGAAGAG CTACCTCCTAGACCAGTTCCACATACTATTGAAAACCAAAGGGTGCCTGATGAAACCATTTGTAGGCCTGACGATGAAGAG TTATTTGCTGGGAATGATGCGGATGAGTTCAGTGGGATTCTGAAACGAGAATTTACACCAAAAATCTTGATCACCACGTGTCGTTACAACTCTACT AGAGGACCAGCTTTCATTTCGGAACTACTCACAGTGATTCCAAATGCTCATTATTTCAAGAGAGGAACCTATGACTTGAAAAAG ATTGTTAAATATGCAAATAAAAAAGAATTCACGTCTATAATGGTTGTCCACACTAACCGAAGGGAGCCAG ATGCTCTTCTCATTATTGGCTTACCTGATGGACCAACTGCACATTTTAAGCTCTCCAGTCTAGTCTTGCGCAAGGATATTAAG AATCATGGTAATCCAACTCGTCACATGCCTGAACTTGTGATGACTAATTTCACGACACGTTTGGGACACCGTGTTGGGAG GATGATACAATCACTCTTCCCTCAAGATCCTAATTTTCGAGGAAGAAGGGTTGTGACTTTCCACAATCAGCGTGATTTCATTTTCTTTCGACACCACAG GTACATTTTTGACCAGAAAGAAATCAAGCCTCTCGATGGGAAGAGTAAAAAGAAAGAAGCCAaggaagagaaggagaagaagcttggaAAAGTGTTTACTCGCCTGCAG GAATGTGGTCCGCGCTTCACGCTAAAGTTGGTCAGTTTACAGCATGGAACATTTGATACTAAAGGAGGGGAATTCGAATGGGTTCACAAG CCGGAAATGGATACGAGCCGCAGGAGATTTTTCTTGTGA
- the LOC113324686 gene encoding uncharacterized protein DDB_G0286299-like produces MRRKKLDEELTEVLDRKERLLSFIEEKRLKVNEVGLMSLTEREANEFRNYTLHEIFKCAKEIRLETEEDEEIEEEEEEDDKGGDMHDHDNDKEGSKGGDDEHGTESERNKVPSETPEKQSTPSPKTNEANEEDDGKDGTSKGVEAETGNKPSTLLPKEVEIPEGQEEHMNLNDQHNAQTDEIDKVAGCEAANKQSTSMPKTSVINEDKQDQVNLDDQNVMDDTRTTEIDEATIIAAEAICQLDPKEVLLLTQGEESQNETYTSIEDLLDNYQEVEEEKTTPVRTRARRMKEEEMLKTQASGKLSTTPQKRNEKRKLDPEFTAEGKTKRVVIKADPKGKGIKVGQEPGYPAPIKRKGDVYRPHNPLPDVRLSPLYHAMQPGQDKKRVQKFFDYASME; encoded by the exons ATGCGAAGAAAGAAGTTGGATGAGGAGCTTACTGAAGTTCTGGATAGGAAAGAAAGGCTTCTTAGTTTCATTGAAGAGAAAAGACTAAAAGTTAATGAAGTTGGTCTAATGAGCTTGACAGAAAGAGAAGCTAATGAATTCCGTAATTACACTTTGCATGAAATCTTTAAATGTGCAAAGGAAATACGGCTTGAAACtgaggaggatgaggagattgaggaggaggaggaggaggatga TAAGGGTGGTGATATGCATGATCATGACAATGACAAAGAGGGTAGCAAAGGTGGTGATGACGAGCATGGAACTGAATCTGAAAGGAATAAAGTTCCGTCTGAAACTCCTGAAAAGCAAAG CACTCCTTCCCCAAAGACCAATGaggcaaatgaagaagatgatggcaAGGATGGAACAAGCAAAGGAGTTGAGGCTGAAACTGGTAACAAGCCGAG CACTCTTCTGCCAAAGGAAGTTGAAATCCCTGAAGGTCAAGAAGAGCATATGAACCTTAATGACCAGCACAATGCTCAAACTGATGAAATTGACAAAGTAGCTGGGTGTGAAGCTGCTAACAAGCAAAG tACTTCTATGCCAAAGACAAGTGTAATCAATGAAGATAAACAAGACCAAGTGAACCTTGATGACCAGAATGTGATGGATGACACTCGAACAACTGAAATTGATGAAGCTACTATAATTGCAGCTGAAGCCATATGTCAATTGGATCCTAAAGAAGTCCTTTTACTCACACAAGGAGAAGAATCACAGAATGAGACTTATACATCAATTGAGGACCTTCTAGATAACTA ccaagaggtagaagaagagaaaacCACTCCAGTGAGGACAAGAGCACGGAggatgaaggaagaagagatgttgaAGACACAAGCCTCTGGAAAGTTGTCCACGACACCACAAAAGAGAAATGAAAAAAGAAAGCTAGATCCTGAATTCACTGCCGAGGGTAAAACCAAACGAGTTGTGATAAAAGCAGATCCAAAAGGCAAGGGGATCAAAGTGGGACAAGAACCAGGCTATCCTGCCCCAATAAAGAGAAAGGGAGATGTATATCGTCCTCACAATCCATTGCCAGATGTTCGTCTATCACCACTATACCATGCTATGCAACCAGGACAGGACAAAAAAAGGGTACAAAAATTCTTCGACTATGCAAGCATGGAGTAA